A section of the Paramisgurnus dabryanus chromosome 4, PD_genome_1.1, whole genome shotgun sequence genome encodes:
- the LOC135750714 gene encoding uncharacterized protein isoform X15, whose translation MSQTRSSSVRSYSSRAQVSKSYSSSGAAAGYGFKGHGGGISQAYGQSLKASGSAGIGVGSGSGFGAVSGRSISSGLKIAAGSISAAGGLAGGSFSAAEGLVGGSAPAAGGSVSAAFKAGGGSFMDNMANIVTDKQQLQVLNDRLATYLEKVKRLEFTNRDLNEKLRSFTLKRVQTTHDFGPYQMQIRPLREQILALIQENTNITLSIDNAKLAAEDFRQKYETELGIRQSVEADIANLKVLKKEYETTYDVLQHELSVLTSELKNVEDTYQQEMIGLRGQISGTVTVDVQEVESTDLAQVLSEIRSEYEMVIERNRKEAEQWYTKQLEKKTAEVAIVTETTVTGGTEITESRKQMSGLQTHYDSILVEKTNLEQRLTQVQGHYQAQLFKLSQLAGRLEGELISIRESSLQQSRDYQLLLSTKVQLEREINTYRALLEGAGGVTGLATNSQTVDVNKTVSIVGSSVSTEKVTTDVGLQGGINTSFLITGVQSGASTLTGVSTEELTTEFGLQGGSNASVMITGAQSEFTLTGVSTEVVTTELETQGGINTSFVFGGEAVTTELETQGGINTSFVIAGEAVTTELGLQGGSNASLVITGAQSEGSTLIGVSTEVVTTEFATQGGSNASFLITGAQSDVSTAEVVTNEIATQGGINTSFVITGAQSDVSTAEVVTSEFGLQGGSDASVVIIGAQSEASTLTGLSTEAVTTEFATQGGINSSFVITGAQSGVSTAEVVTTEFATQSGSNASFLITGAQSGGATLTGLSTGGVTTEFGTQGGSNASFLITGAQSGGPILTGISTEAVTTEFATQGGSNASFVITGAQSGGATLTGLSTGGVTTEFGTQGGSNASFLITGAQSGGPILTGISTEAVTTEFATQSGSNASFLITGAQSGGATLTGLSTGGVTTGLGTQGGSNASFLITGAQSGGPILTGVSSEAVTTQFTTQGGSNASFLITGAQSGGATLTGLSTGGVTTGFGTQGGLIITNTQSEGAVLTEVSAGGVVAEAGFPN comes from the exons ATGTCTCAGACTAGAAGCTCTTCTGTAAGATCCTACAGTAGCCGCGCCCAGGTGTCCAAGAGTTATTCTAGCTCTGGAGCTGCCGCAGGATACGGATTTAAAGGTCATGGAGGTGGAATTAGTCAGGCGTATGGACAGTCTTTGAAGGCCAGCGGCAGCGCTGGGATAGGTGTAGGGTCAGGGTCTGGGTTTGGGGCAGTGAGTGGAAGATCCATCTCATCTGGTTTAAAAATAGCTGCAGGTTCCATTTCAGCTGCTGGAGGTTTGGCTGGAGGTTCTTTCTCTGCTGCTGAGGGTTTGGTTGGAGGTTCTGCCCCAGCTGCTGGAGGTTCTGTCTCGGCTGCTTTTAAGGCAGGTGGAGGATCTTTCATGGATAACATGGCAAACATCGTCACTGATAAACAGCAGCTGCAGGTTCTGAACGACCGCCTTGCCACTTACCTGGAGAAGGTGAAACGTCTGGAGTTCACAAACCGTGATCTTAATGAGAAACTCAGATCATTCACCCTCAAAAGAGTTCAAACTACCCATGACTTTGGGCCGTATCAAATGCAGATCAGACCTTTGCGTGAACAG ATTCTGGCTCTTATTCAAGAAAACACCAATATTACTTTGTCCATTGACAATGCCAAACTGGCTGCCGAAGATTTTAGACAGAA GTATGAGACAGAGTTGGGCATCCGTCAATCTGTGGAGGCAGACATAGCCAATCTGAAAGTTCTGAAGAAAGAGTATGAGACAACATATGATGTGTTACAGCATGAGCTCAGTGTCTTAACAAGTGAACTCAAAAATGTTGAAGATACATACCAGCAG GAGATGATTGGACTTCGAGGGCAGATTTCAGGCACAGTGACTGTGGATGTGCAGGAGGTGGAGAGTACAGATCTGGCACAAGTTCTGTCTGAGATCCGTTCCGAGTATGAGATGGTCATCGAAAGGAACCGCAAGGAGGCAGAACAATGGTACACTAAACAG CTGGAGAAGAAAACCGCAGAGGTTGCGATTGTCACCGAGACGACGGTCACTGGTGGTACTGAGATCACAGAGAGCCGCAAACAGATGTCTGGGTTGCAGACGCACTATGACTCCATATTGGTAGAG AAAACCAACCTAGAGCAGCGTCTGACGCAGGTTCAGGGTCACTATCAGGCACAGTTGTTTAAATTGAGTCAGTTGGCTGGACGTCTTGAGGGGGAGCTCATTTCCATCCGTGAGAGTTCACTGCAGCAGAGTCGAGACTACCAGCTGCTCCTGAGCACTAAAGTTCAACTGGAAAGAGAGATCAACACTTACAGAGCTCTGCTAGAGGGTGCCGGAGGGGTCACAGGGCTCGCGACCAACTCACAGACTGTGGATGTCAACAAAACTGTTTCAATTGTTGGTTCCAGTGTCTCAACTGAAAAAGTGACAACAGACGTTG gATTACAGGGCGGAATTAACACCTCATTCTTGATTACTGGTGTGCAATCTGGTGCTTCCACTTTAACTGGGGTTTCTACAGAAGAATTGACAACAGAATTTG GATTACAGGGTGGAAGTAACGCCTCAGTCATGATTACCGGTGCGCAATCCGAATTCACTTTAACTGGGGTTTCTACAGAAGTTGTGACAACAGAATTGG AAACACAAGGTGGAATTAACACCTCATTTGTGTTTGGTGGTGAAGCAGTCACAACAGAATTGG AAACACAAGGTGGAATTAACACCTCATTTGTGATTGCTGGTGAAGCAGTCACAACAGAATTGG GATTACAGGGTGGAAGCAACGCTTCACTCGTGATAACCGGTGCGCAATCCGAAGGTTCCACTTTAATTGGGGTTTCTACAGAAGTTGTGACAACAGAATTTG CAACACAGGGTGGAAGTAACGCCTCATTCTTGATTACTGGTGCACAGTCTGATGTTTCCACTGCAGAAGTAGTGACAAACGAAATTG CAACACAGGGTGGAATTAACACCTCATTCGTGATTACTGGTGCACAGTCTGATGTTTCCACTGCAGAAGTAGTGACATCCGAATTTG GATTACAGGGTGGAAGTGACGCTTCAGTTGTGATTATCGGTGCGCAATCCGAAGCTTCCACTTTAACTGGGCTTTCTACAGAAGCTGTGACAACAGAATTTG CAACACAGGGTGGAATAAACTCTTCATTCGTGATTACTGGTGCACAGTCTGGTGTTTCCACTGCAGAAGTAGTGACAACCGAATTCG CAACACAGAGTGGAAGTAACGCCTCATTCTTGATCACTGGTGCTCAGTCTGGTGGTGCCACTCTAACTGGGCTTTCTACAGGAGGAGTCACAACAGAATTTG GAACACAGGGTGGGAGTAACGCCTCATTCTTGATCACTGGTGCTCAGTCTGGTGGTCCCATTCTCACTGGGATTTCCACAGAAGCAGTGACAACAGAATTTG CAACACAGGGTGGAAGTAACGCCTCATTCGTGATCACTGGTGCTCAGTCTGGTGGTGCCACTCTAACTGGGCTTTCTACAGGAGGAGTCACAACAGAATTTG GAACACAGGGTGGGAGTAACGCCTCATTCTTGATCACTGGTGCTCAGTCTGGTGGTCCCATTCTCACTGGGATTTCCACAGAAGCAGTGACAACAGAATTTG CAACACAAAGTGGAAGTAACGCCTCATTCTTGATCACTGGTGCTCAGTCTGGTGGTGCCACTCTAACTGGGCTTTCTACTGGAGGAGTCACAACAGGACTTG GAACACAGGGTGGGAGTAACGCCTCATTCTTGATTACTGGTGCTCAGTCTGGTGGTCCCATTCTCACTGGGGTTTCTTCAGAAGCAGTGACAACACAATTTA CAACACAGGGTGGAAGTAACGCCTCATTCTTGATCACTGGTGCTCAGTCTGGTGGTGCCACTCTAACTGGGCTTTCTACTGGAGGAGTCACAACTGGATTTG GGACACAGGGTGGACTCATAATAACTAATACTCAATCCGAAGGTGCTGTTTTAACTGAGGTTTCGGCAGGAGGAGTGGTAGCAGAAGCTGGTTTTCCTAACTGA
- the LOC135750714 gene encoding uncharacterized protein isoform X12, translating into MSQTRSSSVRSYSSRAQVSKSYSSSGAAAGYGFKGHGGGISQAYGQSLKASGSAGIGVGSGSGFGAVSGRSISSGLKIAAGSISAAGGLAGGSFSAAEGLVGGSAPAAGGSVSAAFKAGGGSFMDNMANIVTDKQQLQVLNDRLATYLEKVKRLEFTNRDLNEKLRSFTLKRVQTTHDFGPYQMQIRPLREQILALIQENTNITLSIDNAKLAAEDFRQKYETELGIRQSVEADIANLKVLKKEYETTYDVLQHELSVLTSELKNVEDTYQQEMIGLRGQISGTVTVDVQEVESTDLAQVLSEIRSEYEMVIERNRKEAEQWYTKQLEKKTAEVAIVTETTVTGGTEITESRKQMSGLQTHYDSILVEKTNLEQRLTQVQGHYQAQLFKLSQLAGRLEGELISIRESSLQQSRDYQLLLSTKVQLEREINTYRALLEGAGGVTGLATNSQTVDVNKTVSIVGSSVSTEKVTTDVGLQGGINTSFLITGVQSGASTLTGVSTEELTTEFGLQGGSNASVMITGAQSEFTLTGVSTEVVTTELETQGGINTSFVFGGEAVTTELETQGGINTSFLIAGAQSGVSTAEAVTTELGLQGGSDASLVITGAQSEGSTLIGVSTEVVTTEFETQGGINTSFVFGGEAVTTELETQGGINTSFVIAGEAVTTELGLQGGSNASLVITGAQSEGSTLIGVSTEVVTTEFATQGGSNASFLITGAQSDVSTAEVVTNEIATQGGINTSFVITGAQSDVSTAEVVTSEFGLQGGSDASVVIIGAQSEASTLTGLSTEAVTTEFATQGGINSSFVITGAQSGVSTAEVVTTEFATQSGSNASFLITGAQSGGATLTGLSTGGVTTEFGTQGGSNASFLITGAQSGGPILTGISTEAVTTEFATQGGSNASFVITGAQSGGATLTGLSTGGVTTEFGTQGGSNASFLITGAQSGGPILTGISTEAVTTEFATQGGSNASFLITGAQSGGATLTGLSTGGVTTGFGTQGGLIITNTQSEGAVLTEVSAGGVVAEAGFPN; encoded by the exons ATGTCTCAGACTAGAAGCTCTTCTGTAAGATCCTACAGTAGCCGCGCCCAGGTGTCCAAGAGTTATTCTAGCTCTGGAGCTGCCGCAGGATACGGATTTAAAGGTCATGGAGGTGGAATTAGTCAGGCGTATGGACAGTCTTTGAAGGCCAGCGGCAGCGCTGGGATAGGTGTAGGGTCAGGGTCTGGGTTTGGGGCAGTGAGTGGAAGATCCATCTCATCTGGTTTAAAAATAGCTGCAGGTTCCATTTCAGCTGCTGGAGGTTTGGCTGGAGGTTCTTTCTCTGCTGCTGAGGGTTTGGTTGGAGGTTCTGCCCCAGCTGCTGGAGGTTCTGTCTCGGCTGCTTTTAAGGCAGGTGGAGGATCTTTCATGGATAACATGGCAAACATCGTCACTGATAAACAGCAGCTGCAGGTTCTGAACGACCGCCTTGCCACTTACCTGGAGAAGGTGAAACGTCTGGAGTTCACAAACCGTGATCTTAATGAGAAACTCAGATCATTCACCCTCAAAAGAGTTCAAACTACCCATGACTTTGGGCCGTATCAAATGCAGATCAGACCTTTGCGTGAACAG ATTCTGGCTCTTATTCAAGAAAACACCAATATTACTTTGTCCATTGACAATGCCAAACTGGCTGCCGAAGATTTTAGACAGAA GTATGAGACAGAGTTGGGCATCCGTCAATCTGTGGAGGCAGACATAGCCAATCTGAAAGTTCTGAAGAAAGAGTATGAGACAACATATGATGTGTTACAGCATGAGCTCAGTGTCTTAACAAGTGAACTCAAAAATGTTGAAGATACATACCAGCAG GAGATGATTGGACTTCGAGGGCAGATTTCAGGCACAGTGACTGTGGATGTGCAGGAGGTGGAGAGTACAGATCTGGCACAAGTTCTGTCTGAGATCCGTTCCGAGTATGAGATGGTCATCGAAAGGAACCGCAAGGAGGCAGAACAATGGTACACTAAACAG CTGGAGAAGAAAACCGCAGAGGTTGCGATTGTCACCGAGACGACGGTCACTGGTGGTACTGAGATCACAGAGAGCCGCAAACAGATGTCTGGGTTGCAGACGCACTATGACTCCATATTGGTAGAG AAAACCAACCTAGAGCAGCGTCTGACGCAGGTTCAGGGTCACTATCAGGCACAGTTGTTTAAATTGAGTCAGTTGGCTGGACGTCTTGAGGGGGAGCTCATTTCCATCCGTGAGAGTTCACTGCAGCAGAGTCGAGACTACCAGCTGCTCCTGAGCACTAAAGTTCAACTGGAAAGAGAGATCAACACTTACAGAGCTCTGCTAGAGGGTGCCGGAGGGGTCACAGGGCTCGCGACCAACTCACAGACTGTGGATGTCAACAAAACTGTTTCAATTGTTGGTTCCAGTGTCTCAACTGAAAAAGTGACAACAGACGTTG gATTACAGGGCGGAATTAACACCTCATTCTTGATTACTGGTGTGCAATCTGGTGCTTCCACTTTAACTGGGGTTTCTACAGAAGAATTGACAACAGAATTTG GATTACAGGGTGGAAGTAACGCCTCAGTCATGATTACCGGTGCGCAATCCGAATTCACTTTAACTGGGGTTTCTACAGAAGTTGTGACAACAGAATTGG AAACACAAGGTGGAATTAACACCTCATTTGTGTTTGGTGGTGAAGCAGTCACAACAGAATTGG AAACACAAGGTGGAATTAACACCTCATTTTTGATTGCTGGTGCACAATCTGGTGTTTCCACTGCAGAAGCAGTCACAACAGAATTGG GATTACAGGGTGGAAGTGACGCTTCACTCGTGATTACCGGTGCACAATCCGAAGGTTCCACTTTAATTGGGGTTTCTACAGAAGTTGTGACAACAGAATTTG AAACACAAGGTGGAATTAACACCTCATTTGTGTTTGGTGGTGAAGCAGTCACAACAGAATTGG AAACACAAGGTGGAATTAACACCTCATTTGTGATTGCTGGTGAAGCAGTCACAACAGAATTGG GATTACAGGGTGGAAGCAACGCTTCACTCGTGATAACCGGTGCGCAATCCGAAGGTTCCACTTTAATTGGGGTTTCTACAGAAGTTGTGACAACAGAATTTG CAACACAGGGTGGAAGTAACGCCTCATTCTTGATTACTGGTGCACAGTCTGATGTTTCCACTGCAGAAGTAGTGACAAACGAAATTG CAACACAGGGTGGAATTAACACCTCATTCGTGATTACTGGTGCACAGTCTGATGTTTCCACTGCAGAAGTAGTGACATCCGAATTTG GATTACAGGGTGGAAGTGACGCTTCAGTTGTGATTATCGGTGCGCAATCCGAAGCTTCCACTTTAACTGGGCTTTCTACAGAAGCTGTGACAACAGAATTTG CAACACAGGGTGGAATAAACTCTTCATTCGTGATTACTGGTGCACAGTCTGGTGTTTCCACTGCAGAAGTAGTGACAACCGAATTCG CAACACAGAGTGGAAGTAACGCCTCATTCTTGATCACTGGTGCTCAGTCTGGTGGTGCCACTCTAACTGGGCTTTCTACAGGAGGAGTCACAACAGAATTTG GAACACAGGGTGGGAGTAACGCCTCATTCTTGATCACTGGTGCTCAGTCTGGTGGTCCCATTCTCACTGGGATTTCCACAGAAGCAGTGACAACAGAATTTG CAACACAGGGTGGAAGTAACGCCTCATTCGTGATCACTGGTGCTCAGTCTGGTGGTGCCACTCTAACTGGGCTTTCTACAGGAGGAGTCACAACAGAATTTG GAACACAGGGTGGGAGTAACGCCTCATTCTTGATCACTGGTGCTCAGTCTGGTGGTCCCATTCTCACTGGGATTTCCACAGAAGCAGTGACAACAGAATTTG CAACACAGGGTGGAAGTAACGCCTCATTCTTGATCACTGGTGCTCAGTCTGGTGGTGCCACTCTAACTGGGCTTTCTACTGGAGGAGTCACAACTGGATTTG GGACACAGGGTGGACTCATAATAACTAATACTCAATCCGAAGGTGCTGTTTTAACTGAGGTTTCGGCAGGAGGAGTGGTAGCAGAAGCTGGTTTTCCTAACTGA
- the LOC135750714 gene encoding uncharacterized protein isoform X16, with amino-acid sequence MSQTRSSSVRSYSSRAQVSKSYSSSGAAAGYGFKGHGGGISQAYGQSLKASGSAGIGVGSGSGFGAVSGRSISSGLKIAAGSISAAGGLAGGSFSAAEGLVGGSAPAAGGSVSAAFKAGGGSFMDNMANIVTDKQQLQVLNDRLATYLEKVKRLEFTNRDLNEKLRSFTLKRVQTTHDFGPYQMQIRPLREQILALIQENTNITLSIDNAKLAAEDFRQKYETELGIRQSVEADIANLKVLKKEYETTYDVLQHELSVLTSELKNVEDTYQQEMIGLRGQISGTVTVDVQEVESTDLAQVLSEIRSEYEMVIERNRKEAEQWYTKQLEKKTAEVAIVTETTVTGGTEITESRKQMSGLQTHYDSILVEKTNLEQRLTQVQGHYQAQLFKLSQLAGRLEGELISIRESSLQQSRDYQLLLSTKVQLEREINTYRALLEGAGGVTGLATNSQTVDVNKTVSIVGSSVSTEKVTTDVGLQGGINTSFLITGVQSGASTLTGVSTEELTTEFGLQGGSNASVMITGAQSEFTLTGVSTEVVTTELETQGGINTSFVFGGEAVTTELETQGGINTSFLIAGAQSGVSTAEAVTTELGLQGGSDASLVITGAQSEGSTLIGVSTEVVTTEFETQGGINTSFVFGGEAVTTELETQGGINTSFVIAGEAVTTELGLQGGSDASVVIIGAQSEASTLTGLSTEAVTTEFATQGGINSSFVITGAQSGVSTAEVVTTEFATQSGSNASFLITGAQSGGATLTGLSTGGVTTEFGTQGGSNASFLITGAQSGGPILTGISTEAVTTEFATQGGSNASFVITGAQSGGATLTGLSTGGVTTEFGTQGGSNASFLITGAQSGGPILTGISTEAVTTEFATQSGSNASFLITGAQSGGATLTGLSTGGVTTGLGTQGGSNASFLITGAQSGGPILTGVSSEAVTTQFTTQGGSNASFLITGAQSGGATLTGLSTGGVTTGFGTQGGLIITNTQSEGAVLTEVSAGGVVAEAGFPN; translated from the exons ATGTCTCAGACTAGAAGCTCTTCTGTAAGATCCTACAGTAGCCGCGCCCAGGTGTCCAAGAGTTATTCTAGCTCTGGAGCTGCCGCAGGATACGGATTTAAAGGTCATGGAGGTGGAATTAGTCAGGCGTATGGACAGTCTTTGAAGGCCAGCGGCAGCGCTGGGATAGGTGTAGGGTCAGGGTCTGGGTTTGGGGCAGTGAGTGGAAGATCCATCTCATCTGGTTTAAAAATAGCTGCAGGTTCCATTTCAGCTGCTGGAGGTTTGGCTGGAGGTTCTTTCTCTGCTGCTGAGGGTTTGGTTGGAGGTTCTGCCCCAGCTGCTGGAGGTTCTGTCTCGGCTGCTTTTAAGGCAGGTGGAGGATCTTTCATGGATAACATGGCAAACATCGTCACTGATAAACAGCAGCTGCAGGTTCTGAACGACCGCCTTGCCACTTACCTGGAGAAGGTGAAACGTCTGGAGTTCACAAACCGTGATCTTAATGAGAAACTCAGATCATTCACCCTCAAAAGAGTTCAAACTACCCATGACTTTGGGCCGTATCAAATGCAGATCAGACCTTTGCGTGAACAG ATTCTGGCTCTTATTCAAGAAAACACCAATATTACTTTGTCCATTGACAATGCCAAACTGGCTGCCGAAGATTTTAGACAGAA GTATGAGACAGAGTTGGGCATCCGTCAATCTGTGGAGGCAGACATAGCCAATCTGAAAGTTCTGAAGAAAGAGTATGAGACAACATATGATGTGTTACAGCATGAGCTCAGTGTCTTAACAAGTGAACTCAAAAATGTTGAAGATACATACCAGCAG GAGATGATTGGACTTCGAGGGCAGATTTCAGGCACAGTGACTGTGGATGTGCAGGAGGTGGAGAGTACAGATCTGGCACAAGTTCTGTCTGAGATCCGTTCCGAGTATGAGATGGTCATCGAAAGGAACCGCAAGGAGGCAGAACAATGGTACACTAAACAG CTGGAGAAGAAAACCGCAGAGGTTGCGATTGTCACCGAGACGACGGTCACTGGTGGTACTGAGATCACAGAGAGCCGCAAACAGATGTCTGGGTTGCAGACGCACTATGACTCCATATTGGTAGAG AAAACCAACCTAGAGCAGCGTCTGACGCAGGTTCAGGGTCACTATCAGGCACAGTTGTTTAAATTGAGTCAGTTGGCTGGACGTCTTGAGGGGGAGCTCATTTCCATCCGTGAGAGTTCACTGCAGCAGAGTCGAGACTACCAGCTGCTCCTGAGCACTAAAGTTCAACTGGAAAGAGAGATCAACACTTACAGAGCTCTGCTAGAGGGTGCCGGAGGGGTCACAGGGCTCGCGACCAACTCACAGACTGTGGATGTCAACAAAACTGTTTCAATTGTTGGTTCCAGTGTCTCAACTGAAAAAGTGACAACAGACGTTG gATTACAGGGCGGAATTAACACCTCATTCTTGATTACTGGTGTGCAATCTGGTGCTTCCACTTTAACTGGGGTTTCTACAGAAGAATTGACAACAGAATTTG GATTACAGGGTGGAAGTAACGCCTCAGTCATGATTACCGGTGCGCAATCCGAATTCACTTTAACTGGGGTTTCTACAGAAGTTGTGACAACAGAATTGG AAACACAAGGTGGAATTAACACCTCATTTGTGTTTGGTGGTGAAGCAGTCACAACAGAATTGG AAACACAAGGTGGAATTAACACCTCATTTTTGATTGCTGGTGCACAATCTGGTGTTTCCACTGCAGAAGCAGTCACAACAGAATTGG GATTACAGGGTGGAAGTGACGCTTCACTCGTGATTACCGGTGCACAATCCGAAGGTTCCACTTTAATTGGGGTTTCTACAGAAGTTGTGACAACAGAATTTG AAACACAAGGTGGAATTAACACCTCATTTGTGTTTGGTGGTGAAGCAGTCACAACAGAATTGG AAACACAAGGTGGAATTAACACCTCATTTGTGATTGCTGGTGAAGCAGTCACAACAGAATTGG GATTACAGGGTGGAAGTGACGCTTCAGTTGTGATTATCGGTGCGCAATCCGAAGCTTCCACTTTAACTGGGCTTTCTACAGAAGCTGTGACAACAGAATTTG CAACACAGGGTGGAATAAACTCTTCATTCGTGATTACTGGTGCACAGTCTGGTGTTTCCACTGCAGAAGTAGTGACAACCGAATTCG CAACACAGAGTGGAAGTAACGCCTCATTCTTGATCACTGGTGCTCAGTCTGGTGGTGCCACTCTAACTGGGCTTTCTACAGGAGGAGTCACAACAGAATTTG GAACACAGGGTGGGAGTAACGCCTCATTCTTGATCACTGGTGCTCAGTCTGGTGGTCCCATTCTCACTGGGATTTCCACAGAAGCAGTGACAACAGAATTTG CAACACAGGGTGGAAGTAACGCCTCATTCGTGATCACTGGTGCTCAGTCTGGTGGTGCCACTCTAACTGGGCTTTCTACAGGAGGAGTCACAACAGAATTTG GAACACAGGGTGGGAGTAACGCCTCATTCTTGATCACTGGTGCTCAGTCTGGTGGTCCCATTCTCACTGGGATTTCCACAGAAGCAGTGACAACAGAATTTG CAACACAAAGTGGAAGTAACGCCTCATTCTTGATCACTGGTGCTCAGTCTGGTGGTGCCACTCTAACTGGGCTTTCTACTGGAGGAGTCACAACAGGACTTG GAACACAGGGTGGGAGTAACGCCTCATTCTTGATTACTGGTGCTCAGTCTGGTGGTCCCATTCTCACTGGGGTTTCTTCAGAAGCAGTGACAACACAATTTA CAACACAGGGTGGAAGTAACGCCTCATTCTTGATCACTGGTGCTCAGTCTGGTGGTGCCACTCTAACTGGGCTTTCTACTGGAGGAGTCACAACTGGATTTG GGACACAGGGTGGACTCATAATAACTAATACTCAATCCGAAGGTGCTGTTTTAACTGAGGTTTCGGCAGGAGGAGTGGTAGCAGAAGCTGGTTTTCCTAACTGA